A genomic region of Mycolicibacterium poriferae contains the following coding sequences:
- a CDS encoding FtsW/RodA/SpoVE family cell cycle protein yields MSTQPQSPVAVAPPLPNRRNAELFLLGFAAVITTVALLLVEANQEQGLHWDLAQYTVAYLALFAGAHLAVRRFAPYADPLLLPVVALLNGLGLVMIHRLDLAAEENRAQGFGGTANQQMLWTLVGVLGFSAVVILLRDHRMLSRYGYLCGLTGLILLAIPAVLPRSMSEQNGAKIWIQFPGFSIQPAEFSKILLLVFFASVLVSKRNLFTSAGKHVLGMDLPRPRDLAPLLAAWIASIGVMIFEKDLGTSLLLYASFLVMVYIATERFSWVVLGLGLFAVASVVAYYAFDHVRVRVQTWWDPFADPDGAGYQMVQSLFSFATGGIFGTGLGNGQPGTIPAASTDFIIAAVGEELGLVGLAAVLMLYTILIIRGLRTAIAVRDSFGKLLAAGLAATLAIQLFIVVGGVTNLIPLTGLTTPWLSYGGSSLVANYLLLAILVRISHAARRPIGSTSPGGPIAAASTEVIEKV; encoded by the coding sequence ATGAGCACCCAACCGCAATCTCCGGTTGCGGTGGCACCCCCGCTGCCGAACCGGCGCAACGCCGAGCTGTTCCTGCTCGGCTTCGCCGCCGTGATCACCACAGTTGCGCTGCTGCTCGTCGAGGCCAACCAGGAGCAGGGCCTGCACTGGGACCTCGCCCAGTACACGGTCGCCTACCTGGCGCTGTTCGCCGGCGCGCACCTGGCGGTGCGCCGTTTCGCGCCCTACGCCGACCCGTTGCTGCTGCCCGTGGTCGCGCTGCTCAACGGGTTGGGTCTGGTGATGATCCACCGCCTGGACCTGGCCGCGGAGGAGAATCGCGCGCAGGGCTTCGGCGGTACCGCCAACCAGCAGATGTTGTGGACCCTGGTCGGGGTGCTGGGCTTCTCGGCGGTGGTGATCCTGCTGCGCGACCACCGGATGCTGTCGCGCTACGGCTATCTGTGCGGGCTGACCGGGCTGATTCTGCTGGCGATCCCGGCCGTGCTGCCCCGGTCGATGTCCGAGCAGAACGGCGCGAAGATCTGGATCCAGTTCCCCGGCTTCTCGATTCAGCCCGCCGAGTTCTCCAAGATCCTGCTGCTCGTGTTCTTCGCCTCGGTGCTGGTGTCCAAACGCAACCTGTTCACCAGCGCGGGCAAGCACGTGCTGGGGATGGACCTGCCGCGGCCGCGCGACCTGGCGCCGCTGCTGGCTGCCTGGATCGCCTCCATCGGGGTGATGATCTTCGAGAAGGATCTCGGCACGTCGCTGCTGCTGTACGCGTCGTTTCTGGTGATGGTGTACATCGCCACCGAACGGTTCAGCTGGGTGGTGCTCGGTTTGGGGTTGTTCGCCGTGGCCAGCGTCGTCGCCTACTACGCGTTCGACCACGTCCGGGTGCGGGTGCAGACGTGGTGGGACCCGTTCGCCGACCCGGACGGGGCCGGCTATCAGATGGTGCAGTCGCTGTTCAGCTTCGCCACCGGCGGCATCTTCGGCACCGGTCTGGGCAACGGCCAGCCGGGCACGATCCCGGCCGCCTCCACCGACTTCATCATCGCCGCCGTCGGTGAGGAGCTCGGGCTGGTCGGCCTGGCCGCGGTGCTGATGCTCTACACGATCCTGATCATCCGCGGCCTGCGCACCGCGATCGCCGTGCGGGACAGCTTCGGCAAGCTGCTGGCCGCAGGGCTGGCCGCGACGCTGGCCATCCAGCTGTTCATCGTCGTCGGCGGTGTCACCAACCTGATCCCGCTGACCGGGCTCACTACCCCGTGGCTGTCCTACGGCGGGTCCTCGCTGGTGGCCAACTATCTGCTGCTGGCGATCCTGGTCCGCATCTCCCATGCCGCGCGCCGCCCCATCGGCAGCACCTCACCCGGTGGGCCCATCGCAGCCGCCAGCACCGAGGTGATCGAGAAGGTATGA
- a CDS encoding PucR family transcriptional regulator, producing the protein MSWPRPSPAVRELIRQCAQIVVNARAEWLDELDASVLAASPTIAADPELAAAVSRSNRANLFFWGTANVRDPGAPVPPNTGPEPLTIAREVVRRGLDAYSLDAYRVGEAVAWRRLMDIAFELTSDPAELHELLEVCSRSISSFIDATLAGIAAQIDAERDELTRGTHAERRETVALLLDGAPIPRRRAEDRLGYALTGPHTAAVMWSDDSDAVARLDRTAEAIAQAAGVAHHLSVLASTATRWLWVPGVIPADGAAVLGAVHPPEGIRIAVGSTAAGPEGFRRSHFDALTTQQMMARLRSPQQLAFFADIELVALVTADTDRAASFVDRVLGDFATAEPDIQDSVRTFIAVQCNASRAAARLYTHRNTLLRRLARADELLPRPLADNVVDVAVALDVLRWQGR; encoded by the coding sequence ATGTCCTGGCCACGCCCCTCACCAGCGGTTCGGGAGCTGATCCGGCAGTGCGCGCAGATCGTCGTCAACGCCCGCGCCGAGTGGCTCGACGAACTGGACGCATCCGTACTGGCGGCCAGCCCGACGATCGCTGCCGATCCCGAACTCGCCGCGGCGGTCAGCCGCAGCAACCGCGCCAACCTGTTCTTCTGGGGCACCGCCAACGTCCGCGACCCCGGGGCGCCGGTGCCGCCCAACACCGGTCCCGAACCGCTGACCATCGCCCGGGAAGTGGTGCGCAGAGGCTTGGACGCGTACTCACTCGACGCCTACCGGGTGGGGGAAGCGGTGGCGTGGCGGCGGTTGATGGACATCGCCTTCGAGCTGACCTCCGACCCGGCCGAACTCCACGAGCTACTCGAGGTGTGCTCGCGATCGATCAGTTCGTTCATCGACGCCACGCTGGCTGGGATAGCCGCGCAGATCGACGCCGAGCGCGACGAACTCACCCGGGGCACGCACGCCGAACGGCGCGAGACGGTGGCACTGCTGCTCGACGGCGCGCCCATCCCCCGCCGACGGGCCGAGGACCGTCTGGGCTACGCGCTGACCGGGCCGCACACCGCCGCGGTGATGTGGAGCGACGACTCAGACGCGGTCGCACGGCTCGATCGGACCGCCGAGGCGATCGCGCAGGCCGCCGGAGTGGCGCACCACCTCAGCGTGCTGGCCAGCACCGCGACGCGCTGGCTGTGGGTGCCGGGTGTCATCCCGGCCGACGGGGCCGCGGTCCTTGGCGCGGTGCACCCGCCCGAGGGTATCCGGATCGCCGTGGGCTCGACCGCGGCCGGGCCGGAAGGCTTCCGCCGCAGCCACTTCGACGCGTTGACCACCCAGCAGATGATGGCTCGGTTGCGCTCACCGCAGCAGCTCGCGTTCTTCGCCGACATCGAACTGGTCGCGCTGGTGACCGCGGACACCGACCGCGCCGCCAGTTTCGTCGACCGGGTCCTGGGTGACTTCGCGACCGCCGAGCCCGACATACAGGACAGCGTGCGGACATTCATTGCTGTGCAGTGCAACGCCTCTCGCGCGGCGGCACGGCTCTACACCCACCGCAACACCCTGCTGCGCCGACTCGCCCGCGCCGACGAGTTGCTGCCCCGACCGCTGGCCGACAACGTCGTCGACGTCGCGGTGGCGCTGGACGTGCTGCGCTGGCAGGGGCGGTGA
- a CDS encoding FHA domain-containing protein FhaB/FipA yields the protein MQGLVLQLTRVGFLLLLWLFIWSVLRILRTDIYAPTGAVMVRRGLALRGSILPSRGGRNVPRQLVVIEGALKGTRIPLGTQPVLIGRADDSTLVLTDDYASTRHARLSPRGPEWYVEDLGSTNGTYLDRAKVTTAVRVPMGTPVRIGKTVIELRP from the coding sequence ATGCAGGGGCTGGTACTGCAGCTGACCCGTGTCGGCTTCCTGTTGCTGCTGTGGCTGTTCATCTGGTCGGTGCTGCGGATCCTGCGCACGGACATCTACGCACCGACCGGCGCGGTGATGGTGCGTCGTGGCCTGGCGCTGCGGGGGTCCATCCTGCCCAGCCGCGGCGGACGCAACGTACCCCGCCAGCTGGTGGTCATCGAGGGCGCGCTCAAGGGCACCCGGATTCCGCTGGGCACCCAGCCGGTCCTGATCGGGCGGGCTGACGACTCCACACTGGTGCTGACCGACGACTACGCTTCCACCCGCCACGCCCGACTCTCGCCACGAGGTCCGGAGTGGTATGTAGAGGACCTAGGATCAACCAACGGTACATACCTCGACAGGGCGAAGGTGACGACGGCGGTACGAGTTCCGATGGGCACCCCCGTGCGGATCGGCAAGACGGTGATAGAGCTGCGCCCGTGA
- a CDS encoding PP2C family protein-serine/threonine phosphatase, with protein sequence MTLVLRYAARSDRGLVRANNEDSVYAGARLLALADGMGGHAAGEIASQLVIAALAHLDDDEPGGDLLSKLDAAVREGNSAIAAHIDADPELDGMGTTLTAILFAGNRLGLVHIGDSRGYLLRDGELTQITKDDSFVQTLVDEGRITAEEAHSHPQRSLIMKALTGHEVEPALIMREARAGDRYMLCTDGLSDPVSQETILDALQIEDTAESADRLIELALRGGGPDNVTVVVADVVDYDYGQTQPILAGAVSGVDDQSAPPDTAAGRASAFNPKRTAAKRVVQQPEEPPPRPKSRRRMYIAAAVLVLVVLAGLAVAREIVRSNYYVGEHEGTVSILRGVQGSFLGLSLQEPYLLGCLNSRNELSLISADQSQQNLNCRLLGVSDMRPSERAQVTAGLPSGTLDDAIRQIEELSRSSVLPICAPPAPTTTSRAPATPRPAPAPTNGTRAPATTTPPTTTPPSPTRGPAPGPSPETPRTVTGAPAPSSPSPTVTALPPPPPEPGTNCREVP encoded by the coding sequence GTGACGCTCGTGCTTCGATACGCCGCGCGCAGCGATCGCGGGCTGGTGCGCGCCAACAACGAGGACTCGGTATATGCCGGGGCCAGGCTGCTGGCGCTGGCCGACGGGATGGGCGGGCACGCCGCCGGTGAGATCGCCTCCCAACTCGTCATCGCCGCGCTGGCCCACCTCGATGACGACGAGCCCGGCGGAGACCTGCTCAGCAAGCTCGACGCCGCCGTCCGGGAGGGCAACTCGGCGATCGCCGCGCACATCGACGCCGACCCCGAGCTCGACGGCATGGGCACCACGCTGACGGCGATCCTGTTCGCAGGCAACCGCCTGGGCCTGGTGCACATCGGCGACTCGCGGGGTTATCTGCTGCGCGACGGCGAGCTCACCCAGATCACCAAGGACGACTCGTTCGTGCAGACCCTCGTCGACGAGGGCCGCATCACCGCCGAGGAGGCGCACAGCCACCCGCAGCGGTCGCTGATCATGAAAGCGCTGACCGGCCACGAGGTCGAGCCGGCGCTGATCATGCGGGAGGCGCGCGCCGGGGACCGTTACATGCTGTGCACCGACGGACTGTCCGACCCGGTGAGCCAGGAGACGATCCTCGACGCACTCCAGATCGAGGACACCGCCGAAAGCGCCGACCGGCTCATCGAGCTGGCGCTGCGCGGCGGCGGCCCCGACAACGTCACCGTGGTCGTGGCCGACGTGGTCGACTACGACTACGGCCAGACGCAGCCCATCCTGGCCGGCGCTGTCTCCGGCGTCGACGACCAGAGCGCGCCGCCGGACACCGCCGCGGGTCGCGCGTCGGCGTTCAACCCGAAACGCACAGCCGCCAAACGCGTGGTGCAGCAACCCGAGGAGCCGCCGCCGCGCCCCAAGTCACGGCGCCGCATGTACATCGCAGCGGCCGTGCTGGTCCTGGTGGTGCTCGCAGGCCTGGCCGTAGCCCGTGAAATCGTGCGCAGTAACTACTACGTCGGCGAACACGAGGGCACCGTCTCCATCCTGCGGGGCGTGCAGGGTTCCTTTCTCGGACTCTCGCTGCAGGAGCCTTATCTTCTCGGCTGTCTGAACTCGCGCAACGAACTGTCGTTGATCAGCGCCGACCAATCTCAACAGAACCTGAACTGCCGGCTGCTCGGCGTCAGCGACATGCGGCCCTCCGAGCGCGCCCAGGTGACCGCGGGGCTGCCCTCGGGCACCCTCGACGACGCGATCCGCCAGATCGAGGAGCTGTCCCGCAGCTCCGTGCTGCCGATCTGCGCGCCGCCGGCCCCCACGACCACGAGCAGGGCCCCCGCCACGCCCCGTCCGGCCCCCGCCCCGACCAACGGCACCAGGGCACCGGCCACCACGACGCCGCCCACCACGACGCCGCCCAGCCCCACCCGCGGCCCGGCCCCCGGTCCGTCGCCGGAGACGCCTCGCACCGTCACCGGGGCTCCGGCCCCGTCCAGCCCGTCGCCAACGGTGACCGCGCTGCCGCCCCCACCACCCGAGCCGGGAACCAACTGCCGGGAAGTGCCATGA
- a CDS encoding STAS domain-containing protein: MRTVDVDNTLVYPPVPGDDRKQFSNATFAVRRCSRDRIAVGVRGDIDAVNGRELARYVVHHTRASRQLVLDLRSVDFFGTQGFTALYYISVHCARTDVDWAIVGSRHVRRLLSICDPGGELPLADNLRAALRRLDRISHSRHHRRWSARSEIRPHSNGHHRAS, encoded by the coding sequence ATGAGAACGGTCGACGTCGACAACACGTTGGTCTATCCGCCGGTGCCGGGCGACGACCGAAAACAGTTCAGCAACGCCACGTTCGCCGTGCGGCGGTGTTCACGCGACCGGATCGCCGTCGGAGTCCGCGGCGACATCGACGCGGTCAACGGACGGGAGCTGGCCCGCTACGTGGTGCACCACACGCGGGCCTCGCGGCAGCTGGTGCTGGACCTGCGCTCGGTCGACTTCTTCGGCACCCAGGGTTTCACCGCGCTCTACTACATCAGCGTGCACTGCGCCCGCACCGACGTGGACTGGGCGATCGTGGGCAGCCGCCACGTGCGCCGACTGCTGTCGATCTGCGACCCCGGCGGCGAACTACCGCTGGCGGACAACCTGCGTGCGGCGCTGAGGCGGCTCGACCGCATCAGCCACAGCCGTCACCATCGACGCTGGAGCGCGCGCTCGGAAATCAGACCTCACAGCAACGGCCACCACCGCGCCTCCTGA
- a CDS encoding flavin-containing monooxygenase, producing MTRTGATTMDHPEHLDVLIVGAGISGIGAAYYLQQHHPDRQYAIVEARGATGGTWDLFRYPGIRSDSDLHTFGYEFKPWRDDHAIANADKILAYLRETAAENGIDDKVRFHHKVLGAEWSSEKGRWVVDIERTDTAELLQISANWLFCAGGYYRYDEGYTPHFEGRERFTGRIVHPQHWPEDLDYTGKKVVIIGSGATAVTLVPAMADKAEHVTMLQRSPTYVLPVSSKDRFANIAKTVLGDKRGYALARRKNIAKQRFVYQFCQQHPAAARRLIRRLNAKQLPAGYPVDEHFSPTYDPWDQRLCAVPDADLFAAIGNGSASVVTDRIATFTETGILLESGRELDADIIVTATGLTMQAFGGMVLTVDGAAVHLPDTVAYKGMMLSGVPNFAYAIGYTNSSWTLKVGLLCEHFCRLLAHMDAHGYDTACPVPDDPHMQTRPFIDFSAGYVQRAVDQLPRQGAGQPWVTSMSYHSDVRLLRDDAVADPNLKLTCSADVTAGLVAR from the coding sequence ATCACCCGCACAGGAGCCACCACCATGGACCATCCCGAACACCTCGACGTCCTGATCGTCGGCGCCGGAATCTCCGGCATCGGCGCCGCCTACTACCTGCAGCAGCACCATCCCGACCGGCAGTACGCCATCGTCGAGGCGCGCGGTGCCACCGGCGGCACCTGGGACCTCTTCCGCTATCCCGGGATCCGCTCGGACTCCGATCTGCACACCTTCGGTTACGAGTTCAAGCCGTGGCGCGACGACCACGCCATCGCCAACGCCGACAAGATCCTGGCCTATCTGCGGGAAACCGCCGCCGAGAACGGCATCGACGACAAGGTCCGGTTCCACCACAAGGTGCTCGGCGCCGAATGGAGCAGCGAAAAGGGCCGCTGGGTCGTCGACATCGAGCGGACCGATACCGCAGAACTCCTCCAGATCAGCGCGAACTGGCTGTTCTGCGCGGGCGGCTACTACCGCTACGACGAGGGCTACACACCGCACTTCGAAGGCCGCGAGCGGTTCACCGGCCGCATCGTCCATCCCCAGCACTGGCCGGAGGACCTCGACTACACCGGCAAGAAGGTCGTCATCATCGGCAGCGGCGCCACAGCCGTCACCCTCGTGCCGGCGATGGCCGACAAGGCGGAGCACGTCACCATGCTGCAGCGCTCACCGACCTACGTCCTGCCGGTGTCGTCGAAGGACCGGTTCGCCAACATCGCCAAGACCGTGCTCGGCGACAAGCGGGGATACGCGCTGGCACGTCGCAAGAACATCGCCAAACAGCGCTTCGTGTACCAGTTCTGCCAGCAGCACCCCGCCGCCGCGCGGCGGCTGATCCGACGGCTGAACGCCAAGCAGCTGCCCGCCGGCTACCCGGTCGACGAGCACTTCAGCCCGACCTACGACCCATGGGATCAGCGCCTGTGCGCGGTACCCGACGCCGACCTGTTCGCCGCGATCGGCAACGGCAGCGCCTCGGTGGTCACCGACCGGATCGCCACGTTCACCGAGACCGGGATCCTGCTGGAGTCCGGACGCGAACTGGACGCCGACATCATCGTCACCGCAACGGGTTTGACCATGCAGGCCTTCGGAGGCATGGTGCTGACCGTCGACGGTGCCGCCGTGCACCTGCCCGACACCGTCGCCTACAAGGGCATGATGCTCTCGGGCGTGCCGAATTTCGCCTACGCCATCGGCTACACCAACTCGTCGTGGACGTTGAAGGTCGGCCTGCTGTGCGAGCATTTCTGCCGGCTGCTGGCCCACATGGACGCCCACGGCTACGACACCGCGTGCCCCGTGCCCGACGATCCGCACATGCAGACCCGTCCGTTCATCGACTTCTCCGCCGGATACGTCCAGCGCGCCGTCGACCAGCTGCCGCGTCAGGGTGCCGGTCAGCCCTGGGTGACGTCGATGAGCTACCACTCCGATGTGCGGTTGCTGCGCGACGACGCCGTCGCCGATCCGAACTTGAAGCTCACATGCTCGGCCGACGTGACCGCCGGGCTGGTGGCCCGGTAG
- a CDS encoding catalase family protein: MKASDLVGVPIEWGAALRDRRLFHPRGVLADGRIERVAPPDDGLPVPSGPVVGRLSKAVGVPGSLPDAAGLAWRMFAGPSGDSPWDVLLVTAGIGDASAVPNRLLLHPVTAWADTRYSSLMPLAYRGQLWWVRARLVTDIAADGLALDAVADTLAHGDIDFDIEQACGSGDFHPLARLRLSEIRPVTGPEQDVSFDPVRNTAPGVCVWPQWLRTFRRLAYRRSREGRDGRATP; encoded by the coding sequence ATGAAAGCCTCCGACCTTGTCGGCGTACCGATCGAATGGGGCGCCGCGCTGCGCGACCGCCGCCTTTTCCACCCGCGCGGAGTCCTGGCCGACGGGCGCATCGAGCGGGTGGCCCCGCCTGACGACGGGCTTCCGGTGCCGTCAGGGCCGGTGGTGGGGCGACTGTCCAAGGCGGTGGGAGTACCCGGCTCGCTACCCGACGCCGCCGGTCTGGCCTGGCGGATGTTCGCGGGTCCGTCGGGGGACTCTCCGTGGGACGTACTGCTGGTGACAGCGGGCATCGGTGATGCCTCGGCGGTGCCGAACCGGCTGCTGCTGCATCCGGTCACCGCCTGGGCGGACACCCGGTACTCGAGCCTGATGCCGCTGGCCTACCGCGGTCAGCTGTGGTGGGTGCGGGCCCGTTTGGTCACCGACATCGCCGCCGACGGCCTGGCCCTGGACGCCGTCGCCGACACGCTGGCCCACGGGGACATCGACTTCGACATCGAGCAGGCCTGCGGCAGCGGCGATTTTCATCCGCTGGCCAGGCTGCGCCTGAGCGAAATCCGACCCGTCACCGGACCGGAGCAGGACGTGTCCTTCGACCCGGTGCGCAACACCGCGCCAGGGGTCTGCGTGTGGCCGCAGTGGTTGCGCACCTTCCGCCGCCTGGCGTATCGACGCAGCCGGGAAGGGCGTGACGGGCGGGCCACTCCGTGA
- a CDS encoding FhaA domain-containing protein has protein sequence MGLVDRFERKLEDKVGDAFARVFGGSIVPAEVETLLRREAESQAREVGRGRILAPNDYVITLSVPDYHKVSADPDITATTFAKHLEGYIHEQGWQTYGDVVVRFEQSPSLHTGQFRARGAVNPDTTNDVPAPPPRELSSPAEPGVPPMSDNPTYRGGQGPGQGRPADEYYDERYNRPEDQRGHYPPSEQGGYPPQGEPNYPPRGGYPDQGGYPEQGGYPDQGYPPPSYEQRPPAGYGPPPGYPDQGYRQAPGGYGPPPGYGPPSNDYDYGRPPGRPDDGGYPHQGRPGYPDQGGYPDHGGYPDQGGYPDQGGYGGQGYGGRQDYAQPDYGRYGEAPGGYPEQGYGDGGYGAPAGYGQGYGAGQGDYSAAGATVTLQLDDGSGRTYQLREGANVIGRGQDAQFRLPDTGVSRRHLEIRWDGQVALLSDLNSTNGTTVNNAPVQEWQLADGDVIRLGHSEIIVRVH, from the coding sequence ATGGGGTTGGTCGACCGCTTCGAGCGAAAACTCGAGGACAAGGTCGGCGACGCCTTCGCCCGGGTGTTCGGTGGGTCGATCGTTCCGGCCGAGGTCGAGACGCTGCTGCGGCGCGAAGCCGAGAGCCAAGCCCGCGAAGTGGGTCGCGGGCGCATTTTGGCCCCGAACGACTACGTCATTACCCTCAGTGTGCCCGACTACCACAAGGTGAGTGCCGATCCGGACATCACCGCGACCACGTTCGCCAAGCACCTGGAGGGATACATCCATGAGCAGGGGTGGCAAACGTATGGTGATGTGGTCGTCAGATTCGAGCAGTCACCGAGCCTGCACACCGGACAGTTTCGCGCGCGCGGGGCGGTCAATCCCGACACGACCAACGACGTGCCCGCCCCTCCACCTCGAGAACTCTCGTCCCCCGCAGAACCAGGAGTACCACCGATGAGCGACAACCCGACCTACCGCGGCGGCCAGGGTCCCGGCCAGGGCCGGCCCGCCGACGAGTATTACGACGAGCGCTACAACCGGCCCGAGGATCAGCGCGGTCACTACCCGCCGTCGGAGCAGGGTGGCTATCCCCCGCAGGGCGAGCCGAACTACCCGCCGCGCGGGGGCTACCCGGACCAGGGCGGCTACCCCGAGCAGGGCGGCTACCCGGACCAGGGCTACCCGCCCCCGTCCTACGAGCAGCGCCCCCCGGCCGGGTACGGCCCGCCTCCGGGCTACCCGGACCAGGGCTACCGGCAGGCGCCGGGCGGTTACGGACCGCCCCCCGGGTACGGCCCGCCGTCCAACGACTACGACTACGGCCGTCCCCCCGGGCGCCCCGACGACGGCGGCTACCCGCACCAGGGCCGTCCCGGCTACCCGGATCAGGGCGGCTACCCCGACCACGGCGGATATCCGGATCAGGGTGGCTATCCCGACCAGGGCGGTTACGGCGGCCAGGGTTACGGCGGCCGCCAGGACTACGCCCAGCCGGATTACGGCCGCTACGGCGAGGCGCCGGGTGGCTATCCCGAGCAGGGCTACGGCGACGGCGGTTACGGGGCTCCCGCCGGCTACGGCCAGGGCTACGGGGCGGGCCAGGGCGACTACTCGGCCGCCGGCGCCACGGTGACCCTGCAGTTGGACGACGGCAGCGGCCGCACCTACCAGCTCCGCGAGGGCGCCAACGTGATCGGCCGCGGTCAGGACGCTCAGTTCCGGCTGCCCGACACGGGTGTGTCGCGTCGGCACCTGGAAATCCGCTGGGACGGTCAGGTCGCGCTATTGTCTGACCTCAACTCCACCAACGGCACGACGGTGAACAACGCCCCGGTCCAGGAGTGGCAGCTGGCCGACGGCGACGTCATCCGGCTGGGACACTCCGAGATCATCGTCCGCGTTCACTGA
- a CDS encoding sensor domain-containing phosphodiesterase, producing MERVIQALVGSMEPASLMSRVAEQACVFAHKADGAAVTLLRATDNAYVTVSAHGVLATAVGFVVPKRGSLQGRAARERRPQLIEDAMVDSRLTARVRSMNQQWGTRSWAAIPLTYNHHAIGSLLLAAAEPGAFTEADVDSMLAISEFVSALIGAQSQIWTLLTQVMTDSEERGQRALTARFVASVMLPEAAEVGELQEELEALLAQSDGLSAVFQPMVHLASGEPIAYEGLTRFPTNASLTPQKWFITARRLGRGVAFEHAALREVLTAAERIPDRYPVAVNLSPSAVLDPSIQELLVSVDRPLIVEVTEHEPFPESLGPDLEKLRGAGIAVAVDDAGAGYASFVQLLRLRPDIIKIDGELIDGIDENPVKRAFATALKALGAELGAKIVAEAVETPAQLDTLTGLGIEYGQGFLLGRPVAEPFPP from the coding sequence GTGGAGCGAGTGATCCAGGCCCTGGTCGGTTCGATGGAACCGGCGTCGTTGATGAGCCGAGTCGCCGAGCAGGCGTGCGTGTTTGCGCACAAGGCCGACGGCGCTGCGGTCACGCTCCTGCGCGCCACCGACAATGCCTACGTCACCGTGTCCGCCCACGGCGTGCTCGCCACGGCGGTCGGCTTCGTGGTACCCAAGCGCGGCAGCTTGCAGGGACGCGCCGCCCGAGAGAGACGTCCCCAGCTGATCGAGGACGCGATGGTGGACTCGCGCCTGACCGCGCGCGTGCGCTCGATGAACCAGCAGTGGGGAACTCGTTCCTGGGCGGCGATTCCGTTGACCTACAACCACCACGCCATCGGCTCCCTGTTGTTGGCTGCCGCGGAGCCGGGTGCGTTCACGGAGGCGGACGTCGATTCGATGCTCGCGATCAGCGAGTTCGTCTCCGCGTTGATCGGCGCGCAGTCTCAGATCTGGACCCTGCTGACCCAGGTGATGACGGACAGCGAGGAGCGTGGACAGCGTGCGCTCACCGCCCGGTTCGTGGCTTCGGTGATGTTGCCTGAGGCCGCCGAGGTCGGTGAACTCCAGGAGGAATTGGAAGCGCTGCTGGCGCAATCGGACGGCCTGAGTGCGGTCTTCCAACCCATGGTCCATCTCGCCAGCGGTGAGCCCATTGCCTACGAGGGGCTGACGCGCTTTCCCACCAACGCTTCGCTGACGCCGCAGAAGTGGTTCATCACCGCTCGCCGCCTGGGCCGGGGTGTCGCGTTCGAGCACGCGGCGCTGCGAGAGGTGCTGACCGCGGCCGAGCGCATTCCCGACCGCTATCCGGTAGCCGTCAACCTCAGTCCGAGTGCTGTTCTGGACCCCTCGATCCAGGAGCTGTTGGTCAGCGTCGACCGACCGTTGATCGTGGAGGTCACCGAGCACGAACCATTTCCCGAGTCACTGGGACCTGATCTCGAGAAGCTGCGTGGCGCCGGGATCGCAGTAGCGGTCGACGATGCAGGTGCGGGGTACGCCAGCTTCGTTCAGCTGCTGCGGCTGCGTCCCGACATCATCAAGATCGACGGGGAGTTGATCGACGGCATCGACGAGAATCCTGTGAAACGCGCATTCGCGACGGCGTTGAAGGCGTTGGGTGCAGAGCTCGGAGCCAAGATCGTTGCCGAAGCCGTGGAAACACCGGCCCAGCTCGACACCTTGACCGGTCTGGGCATCGAATACGGTCAGGGCTTCCTGCTGGGGCGCCCCGTGGCGGAGCCGTTCCCACCGTAG